From the Maioricimonas rarisocia genome, one window contains:
- a CDS encoding site-2 protease family protein — protein MLGPVQPTPYDLTFSLLGIPVRVMVTFWLGAAVLGWNSMQLGLPYLLTWIVVAFVSILVHEMGHALTARLLGYPPRIMMYHFGGLALYEPHRNYTVGKSVLITLAGPFAGFALYGLIRLSLPVLVNSGVIGGGLNPATFAVSQLLFINLWWGVLNLLPVLPLDGGQICRDVCITLSPRRGTTIAIQIGMVAAGLVAFYFFQQQRTYAAILFAFLGIQNFQELQQRRYG, from the coding sequence ATGCTCGGCCCCGTCCAGCCCACTCCCTACGATCTGACCTTCTCGCTGCTGGGGATCCCGGTGCGCGTGATGGTCACCTTCTGGCTGGGGGCGGCGGTTCTCGGCTGGAACTCCATGCAGCTGGGACTGCCGTACCTGCTCACGTGGATTGTCGTGGCGTTCGTTTCGATCCTCGTGCACGAGATGGGGCACGCGCTGACGGCGCGGCTGCTCGGGTACCCGCCCCGGATCATGATGTATCACTTCGGCGGGCTGGCGCTTTACGAGCCGCACCGGAATTACACCGTCGGCAAGTCGGTGCTGATCACGCTGGCCGGCCCGTTCGCCGGCTTCGCCCTGTACGGGCTGATCCGGCTGAGTCTGCCGGTCCTGGTCAATTCGGGCGTCATCGGAGGAGGTCTCAACCCGGCCACGTTTGCCGTCTCACAGCTGCTGTTCATCAACCTCTGGTGGGGCGTCCTGAACCTGCTGCCGGTGCTGCCGCTCGATGGCGGCCAGATCTGCCGGGACGTCTGCATCACGCTCAGTCCCCGCCGAGGCACGACGATCGCGATTCAGATCGGGATGGTGGCAGCGGGGCTGGTGGCGTTCTATTTCTTCCAGCAGCAGCGAACGTACGCGGCAATCCTGTTTGCGTTCCTGGGGATTCAGAATTTTCAGGAACTGCAGCAGCGCCGATACGGGTGA